A portion of the Sulfurospirillum diekertiae genome contains these proteins:
- a CDS encoding Ig-like domain-containing protein produces the protein MLRWIIAFLVIVLGLNVYADQGIPQEHIVALSPEASSSNVIEIKRLTLSANALELKASSQTALELNALFGDNSTQTITTTIEWLVSDPTVASITHNTLQALKEGKTTIQARYYGKSSNTLTITVYQEINGHRLPPKPDPKLNNATLLGIDSNHNGVRDDVERQIYFRYKKPVIQAFMMQSAKSYTQSLENPIASAKAEEIKGAIWKEGSCSGYLEVVEKIEMPSVEGLKFLNNAYMNTKERIKAYKKFNEALSGGSYSIPLPRDYKKESCDFNVEEMLEMGK, from the coding sequence ATGTTGCGATGGATCATAGCTTTTTTAGTGATAGTATTAGGTTTGAATGTTTATGCTGACCAAGGCATTCCACAAGAGCATATAGTCGCCCTTTCGCCTGAGGCTTCATCTTCGAATGTTATTGAGATTAAACGTTTAACCTTAAGTGCCAATGCACTAGAACTTAAAGCCTCGAGCCAAACAGCCTTAGAGCTCAATGCGCTCTTTGGTGATAACTCCACCCAAACGATTACTACCACTATAGAATGGCTTGTGTCAGATCCTACCGTTGCTTCCATCACCCATAACACACTTCAAGCCCTTAAAGAGGGAAAAACAACCATTCAAGCACGCTATTATGGTAAAAGTTCCAACACACTGACCATTACTGTTTATCAAGAGATCAATGGACATAGACTCCCTCCAAAACCTGATCCTAAGTTAAACAATGCAACCCTCTTGGGAATAGACAGCAATCACAATGGCGTGAGAGATGATGTCGAGAGGCAAATTTACTTCAGATACAAAAAACCCGTTATCCAAGCCTTTATGATGCAAAGTGCAAAATCGTATACTCAATCTTTAGAGAATCCTATTGCGAGTGCTAAAGCAGAAGAGATCAAAGGTGCAATATGGAAGGAAGGCTCATGCTCTGGATATCTAGAAGTTGTTGAAAAAATAGAAATGCCAAGTGTTGAAGGTCTTAAATTTTTAAACAATGCCTATATGAATACTAAAGAGAGAATCAAAGCCTATAAAAAATTTAATGAGGCTTTAAGTGGGGGAAGTTACTCTATTCCATTACCAAGAGATTATAAAAAAGAGAGTTGTGATTTTAATGTTGAAGAGATGCTGGAGATGGGAAAATAA
- a CDS encoding methyltransferase family protein, giving the protein MSSKAYSYLLVSLQFIFIAILLVEHGLHTPSNFALLIFLLGCGFGLYTVRHNPLGNFNITPEIKENASLITTGAYRYIRHPMYFSVLVMMLGVVVSKPTILSFLIYTLLIITLFLKAKKEEMLWMEHSSEYTTYMRKTKRIIPFIL; this is encoded by the coding sequence ATGAGTTCAAAAGCATACTCTTACCTTTTAGTATCGTTACAATTCATCTTCATCGCAATCTTACTTGTAGAACATGGTTTGCATACACCAAGCAACTTTGCTTTACTCATCTTTCTCTTAGGCTGTGGCTTTGGACTCTATACGGTGAGACACAACCCCCTTGGCAACTTCAACATCACCCCCGAAATCAAAGAAAACGCCTCACTCATCACCACAGGAGCCTACCGCTACATCAGGCATCCTATGTATTTTTCAGTCCTTGTGATGATGCTTGGGGTTGTAGTGTCTAAGCCTACCATTCTCAGCTTTTTGATCTATACACTCTTAATCATAACGCTGTTTTTGAAAGCTAAAAAAGAGGAGATGTTGTGGATGGAGCATTCTAGCGAGTACACAACCTACATGCGCAAAACAAAAAGAATCATCCCTTTTATACTCTAA